The sequence CGCCGGCAACTGCATCTACTTCACCCGCGACGAGCGGGTGCGCACCGGCGACGACGTGCCGGTGCGGTGCTGCGACGTGCGCCGCCAGAAGCTCTACTCCGTCCACAATGCGGGGCCCAAGGTGGCGATGGCCCCACCTGTCTGGGTCATGCCGTTCCATGAATAGCGCAGAGATTTTGCATCAGAGAGATCATAGGTACTATGTGGATTGTGGTGATGCTTGATGTAAATTCTCTTTTTGAGACTTTTGGCTGAATTTCGTACGAACTACGTGTATGTTTGTCATAGGAATTGCAGATTTTAGATCGCATTTCTGGAGTAAATTTCCTGCAAACTGTAGGCAAGTTGTTATAGCAATTGAGGAATTCTAGATATTGAGAACTTCGTGTACCTGTGCAACTTGATAGTACTATGCATTGAGCTGACACATTTAAGCCGGTTCTGAATCTTCTGTGAATTTTGCTCTGTTTTCTCACCTTTTATACATGCTAGTTTTTCATCTTTGAAGATGTGTAACATTGTGTTGTGTGGCAAAAATATGTGGCAGTTTTCATTGATACGGTGGTGATATTCACTAGCCTAGGTCATATTATGCATCTTTTGGTGATGTAAATAGTATACCACCCAGTTAGGTCTATGTCAACAAAATGCAATCAAAATTATTGTGGAATACTCCATAATTTAGTGTGTCGTTCATGCGTTTCTAAAAGTTGAGACAACAAATAACCGATTTGTCTagtttagacaaaaaaaaaagactccaAAAATGTTTGATAGCCAACAGTATAAATTTTACCCTCAATAGAGTTACCTCGACTGCTAGGATGATTTCAATATGTATTTCATGGCCCTCCAGTTATGGTGGACCGTCCTCTCGAGTCTCGGCCTCCCACATTGCTTTCCCTCTGATGCTGTTTCCTTTCATGAGTGGCACTACTCCTGCCGACTCAAAGTTTGGAGGGAGCGTCGTCGTGGGTTCAACATGGTCGTGACCCTTGGCGCGTGGTCTATTTGGAAGGAACGGAACAACCGCGCGTTCAACAACTGTTCTCGGCCCTGGTCCGAGGTTGTCGTAGGCATGTCACAAGAGGCCGCCCTTTAGCATCTTGCCCATCCCCTGTCGCCAACGCTTTCTTCGTAGCGTGCTAGGTCGTTTGGTCATCTCATTGTAATCGCAAGAATAGGTTTAAGTCCTCCTTTTCTTccaacccccctccccctcattttttttgttttgcctaCCGTGTAAATTTTATTCCTCTTAAAAGGTGCGCAATCTTTTTgcatattccaaaaaaaaatacgtatttcatggggaaaaaaatatggaCACTAAGGAGGAACTTAGAGTCGACAATTTCGACTAGAGTTGAGCGTGGCATGGAGATTTtatttaagaagaaataaatgtGGCTTTGTCTATAgagttttgtttaaaaaatgtgTGGCAATATATATGACTTTAGGGGAACATTCCAAAGTCATGTGCCGATGTATTTAGCTTCTTCCAACATAGTTTCATGGCAACTGCTAAATCAAATACTACCTACTCTTCTCCATAGCCGTATCTCCTTGCTCTAATTGTGCATGGTTACCAACCAACCGAACATATAATATTTCTTCGGATTTTGGAGTGGGATTGCAGAACTTTCACCGGAAATGGTACAATTTGTAGACAAGACAGAAAACATTCCTGGGCTTCAACGAGAAATTGACCACGCCTAAATGACTTAGCGCAAAAACGACGCAGCGTAAATCAGGTgtacccgtgggacccacacgcAGTGACACGGTTTTTTCTCGAAACTGTGCGCCTGTGCCACAACGCCGCGCGACGCACTCTACACAGCGTCCGCCTATATAATGCCCGGCGCGCTGGCGCAGCTAGCCCACCAACCCATCGTCACCCACACAATCGCGCACATCCGCAACAACGTTAATCCGCACCCTTccttccttctccgccgcgggCGCTGCCTCGCCACCGCGTGCCGAACATACACCACCGCACCCACATGTTCATCTCGCGGACCACGTACCGCCACAGGATGTACCCGTACCGCAGcctccctccgccaccgcggccAGCGTGGCCCCTCGCCTGTTGCCCCATTTAGCAAGGACCCAAAAAATACTTCCAACTCTAACAGTAGCCCAGTATTCCCTAACCTTTACTCatgtttttcttgtattttaaCATACAATCTATGTTTGTACTACGTTTAATACCACAATAattcaaacataaatatttctaaTGCATATAATTTAACCACACTTAAATTCACAATTTCACACACCACAATTCAAatccaaaatcaaaattttcaaacatgtaAATACGGTGTGAGCATAATGCTATATACAACAACATGCAACTAAGATTCATAATTCACCAATGAATATGAAAATTGCTCACCaacatgtcattttttttctccatatcACCACAATAGGCTATGTGAACCTAGTGATgtattatataatttaaaaataacacaTCCTACAACCATGAATGGTTCGATCGTAAAAATAACACATCTTACAAGAATGAATGGTTTAGGGGCTGTGTTTAGGACCCTGCTAGAGATGCTCTTAACCATAACTCCATAAACAAGTATGAATTGCAGTAATGCAAATTGGACCCAATAGAGTGACTGTGTCAGTGTGACTGGCAACCAATCTTGTGGCATCGATAAGTGGATCAATTAGCCTATGCAAGTTTGTTTCTCAATCTTCATTGCAAGCAAAGACATGAATGTCAATGAGACAGTAGCCGTGGAAAAGTTCAGTGAATATACCTTGGGAAGTTTATCAAAATTTCACATACATGTATGTGTGATTTCACTACTTCAGGGTCCTCGCCTACAACCATTTTGGTTGTGGCCACCGACCAGCAATTCGAAGTGTGATTTGAAGCATCGGCCGCACCATGAAACCACCACTACGACTACTGATGGCTTGCTGAGTTGTTAGCCCTATGATCCATCTCGAGGATTTACAATGCGAAACGCGGAGCCACGACTCGGGATAATTGGtgcggatgaagaagaagaggacgCCATTGTCTGAAGTTGCAGCGCCAACGATGGAGCAGACGTGGTGGCATCTCCGGCGTGCGCAGTCGATGTGgttgctgctgccgcctcctcaTCAGAACCCTGTGGTGGAAGAGCGAGCTGAACGGGTTGGACTTGCCAAGAATTAACTCGTCTGTTCATCGTGGGAGCGAGCGGGAGTCACGATCCCAGTCAACCTGCAGATCGATCGAGATATACATGCAAtcagattgatcgatcgatcgatcaaacagCAACCCAGCAGCATGTCGAATCTTGGAAAATGGTGATCAAAGAACTGAAGATCAATTGATTTTGTCAGGCAATTATACCTCGAGCATGCGCCACTCGCTCCGGGAATGGACGTCCCTGACGGTGCCGTACACCGGTggctggctgcggcggcgcgcgtcGTCGGGGTTCATCAGTAAGCGCACCCTCGTCCccggagcgagcggcggcgagccttCCACCTCCTCGCGGCGCACCACGAACTCCGCCGCGAACCGAGGTCACCCTGAACGGTTGGGCGGACGACGCGTCGAGCCAGGCGTCCGCCACGTGCTTGTCGGGGATCCCGACCGGCATGCCGCCGTGCGGCTTGCGGCGCACCCCGACGagcggctcgccgccggggcggcggcgcatgAAGATTACGGTGTCCCCGACGcagaggcgcttggccttgacGAACGCGCtccagccggcggcgagcgtgtgggaggaggagcggcggtccGTGTCGGCGTCGCTCCAGGTGTGGCCGAACTCCCAGCGGCCGCCTTGCAGGTCCGTCACGCGGAGGTCCGGGATCCGCGGAAGGACGTGCTCGGCGGCGCTGGGCTTGGGGATCACGAAgagggcgccgctgccgccgccgttcgccgcgaCGTCGCTCGGCGACAGCTTCTTGTCGAAGAAGCAGAACTCCCGCTGGCCTCCGACGGGGTCGCGCGCGGCGGGAAGCGGGCGGTGCGTGACGTAGCAGTCGCCCGGAAAGAGGGAAATCATGGCGTAGGAATCATCGGACTGGGCGTCGACAGCGAATCGATGCCGGTGACGGTGCAGCGTAAGCGATGGCGGTTGTCCGGGATCAGGCACGTCGTGCAGGTGTGGCATTGCTCGGCGTGGCCTTGGGGGAAGTAGTAGACCGCCGAGCCGAcgacggggaggcggccggagtaCGGCGTGGCGCAGGCGAGCCAGATGTCGTGGTCGATGACCGGCACCAttcccgtcgtcgtcggcggcggcggcggcctcggcggcgccatTATCTGAACTTGCGGGGTGGCAACAATGGCATCCCGAATTCGCACAGCCGAAGTAGTTGCTGCTGGCTGAGGCTGACGCAGGACTTGCCAAGAATTAACTTGTCTGTGTATCCTGTAGGAGATCGGCGAGGCCGCTTGATCCCAATCAACCTGCACACATGCACCGATCGAGCAATTTCAGATCAACGATCGATCAATCATCTCAACATGCAACGATCGAATTGATCGATGAACAAATCAGATTGGGTAGGAAGGGGATGATGAGATGATGAAATTAATACCTCGAGCATGCGCCATGGGCGTAGATGGTCGAAGGTCCTGACGGTGCCCGAAATCGATTGGGCGATCTGCAGCGGGTTCATCCGCAAGTGCACCGTCGTCCCGGGAACGAAAGGGTAGAACGGCGAGAAGGAGAAGCCGATGTACTCGTCGCGCGACACCACGAACTCGAATGTGCCCTCCCGTGGGTAGTAGGTCACCTCGAACGGCGTCACGCCCTGCATCGCCAGCCACACCTCGGACACCACCTTGTTGTCTTCGACCCCGGGCCTCGGGTGgtggccgccgcgcgcgcgggacGCGCGCCGCACCCCGACAagcagctcgccgtcgccgtcgccgccgccgcggcgcatgAAGACCACGGTGTCCCTGGTGGCGAGGCGCTTGGCTTTGACGAACCCTCTCCAGCCTTCGTTGTCGTTGACGCCGAGGTCGCCGAGCATGTAGCGGCAGCGCTTCTTGTCCCAGATGTGCACGAACTCGAAGCGCTTGCCTCGCAGGTCCCTCACGTCGAAGAGCCGGGCGGTCTGGTAGGCGGCGATGTCGAGCGGCGGAAGGACgtgctcggcgccggcggggaggacgagggcgTTGCTGGTGACGTCGGCCGGCGATAGCTGCTTCTCGAAGAAGCGGAACCCCGGCTCGCCGTGGGCGGGGACCTGGCGCCGCGCGGTCGTGTCGTCGTGGCTGCCTGGAAGGAGGGAGATGGTGGCGTACGCCTCGCCGCTCtcggcgtcgacgtcgaggacgaggtcggcgacggtgcAGGGCACGGGGTGGATGGGGTCCGGGAGGCGGGAGAGCAGCAGCGCGGGATCCTCGGCGCACTGTTCGATGTGGCCATGGGGGATGTAGTAGACCAGTGTGCCGACGCCGGGGAGGACGCCGGAGTACGGGACGGCGCAGGCGTGCCAGACATCCCGGTCGATGACTACcggcggcgggacggcggcggcggcggcgtcaggcgGCTGCGCCATTGTTCGATCTCCTCCTCGGGAGGAAGTGGAAGTGGTGGAAATGTGTTGGATTCGAAATTCGAATTGACGCCAGCAGAAGGGGTTTATATacacgccacgccgccacctccacttCGTTAATCCTTCTCCTTTCGTCTTGCTAATTACAGTGATTAATCCGTTATTacatgtttctttcttgtcgGCTACGTTTTAAATGACCAGTTAGTTATAGGCTTACAGCTAGCCAGCGTCCACTTGCACGGTTTGTTActgttatttcttttcttttctttttctttttttttgcttgggtTACCTCTCTGCAAGGAAAAatatcagtaaaaaaaataattaatcgtCTACATGTTCTGGACGGAGGATGCCaggttcaaaatttcaaaatatcgGACCCACGATACGAAATTTATTTCGGCAGAAAATTTTAATGATCTTAAATTTTTCGtgaattttgacaatatttgttcaaatgtgactaaattttgtttaaaatattGGAccgaaaaattgaaaatatcgTCATATCAGCGTCCCGATACAAATACCCACTTGATATAGGAAACAGTAACCGTCACCTCACCTCGCTCCAACCAAAACCCCTCGACCTCTCTCCCGGCGACAatggcggcgctgccgccgccgccgctcgccgacgacggcgacgggatcGTAGACCGTGCCATGTGGCTCGCATGCGCCGCCCCGAACTCCGGTCGCCTCCCCGCCGTCGGCTCGGTGGTCTTCTACTTCGTCGACGGCCACGCCGCTCAGTTTTGCCAGTTCCCCGTCCCTCTCCTGGAGCAGCTCGCCGTCCCCGGCCCCCGCGTCTTCCTCTGTACGGTGGCCggcgtccgcctccgcgccgacgCCCTCACCAATGAGGCCTACGCCGACATCACCCTCGACCCGGTCGCCGACAACGACGTCCCGCACCTGgcccccgctcccgctcccgcacccgccgccgccgccggtggccagcAGTTTCGTTATTTCGTCAAGACGCTGATGATTTCCGACTTCGACTTCCGCATCCGCTTCTCCGCCCCCATGGCTGACGCCAAGGGCGTCTTCCCGCCGCTGGTCGACGCCAAAGCGGTCCAGCCCCTCCTCGTCAAGGACCTTCAAGGATCTCCGATGACGTTCGACTACGGCAGAAAGGGCAAGAGAGTCACGCTCGCCAAGGTCTGGAAGAAATTTCGGGACGACATGGACTTCGTCGACGGAGACAGCGTCATCTTCATGCGtcgccgcgacgacggcgagctgtACGTCGGGGTGCGGCGCCAGCGCACGCTCGAGAGGCCACTCAGGAATACGATGCGCCGGTCCAGGTCTCCGACCCCGCCCCAGGCGGCCGTGCAGGAGGCGGTACTAGCCGCGGCGGGtcaagcggcggccggcgagcggttCAGGGTGGCGTACCGGTCGCGGCAGGACGGCGACGAGTTCGTCGTGCCACGCGAGGCGGTGGACGAGGGGCTCCGCGCCAGACTCACCTCGCTGGCGGAGGTGGAGTTTGTGTGGGCCGTCGAGGACGGCGCGCCGCCCATCGTCGGGCCACGGGGCAAGGTCACCGCCATTACCACCGGACAGCTGTGGCGAAATCTCGAGGTAATCCACTCTTGACAGCTTCCTGACATCCATGCCAATGAAttttcattttgtttgtttgatttttttagtccCTCATCAGCACAGCATCATCATCGATTTCGTTCTTGCATGCCTAGTattactgttttgttgatttgttcATGCAAGATTGATCACTACCGTAGTACCGTGTGATTGATTATTACTCCTACTAAATAGTTGCATTGATATGGATTCTGCTCTGCTCGTTGTGCACATCTTCGGATTGTATGGGATGGAAACTCGGAGATGGACATGAGTGCCAACTTTTGGCAAGTTCGACCTGTTGAGGAAGTTGATATTTCTCCTTCTACTCCTCCGAAGAGGCTCAAGAATTGTGAGATTGATGATACCGCCTCTAGTTCTGTTTCCGTCGACAATGGAGATGAGCAAGTTCCAACGATGAGGCAACGGCTAGAGGCGCTGTTTCCTGATAACATCTGAGGCCAAGTACACCTGCTTGTGACTAGCTCAAGTCGAGATTAGTTCTGTCACTCGTGACTTTGTGAGATTGGGTCCGTCATGAATCAGCTATATCAGCTTTGGTCTGAATTTAGTTTGAAGGTTATTCTGAATAGTTTCAAAATTCGGGGAACAAGTTTGCAGTGTTGAATGTCCATTCTAAATCTGACGGAATTGGAAAATGGTGTATCTGCAATCTGATATCTGAAGAACACGAACAGTTCAGATCGAGATGACATAACGACAATTTTATCTGTTAGTTACGACTAATATCTCAAGGCTGCTTCTTGCACTGAACTTAAAATTCATAGAATGCAGTCAAATCCTGTCAGGTTTTTGGACGCCGACAATTCTGATGATCATAGATCAGCTAATGGTTCAATTCCAAATTGCGTAAAGCCTTGGCTAATGCTGTAGTTTAGCAGATGGTTTGGGACTTGGGACAGTCACTGCTCAAGGACTAGGTTCAGAGTTGAGACCAATAATCTCTGTTCCGTTGTTACAAAAAACCGTTGCAAGGACAGCAATCTGAAACTTGTTGTTTCCGGTTGAGATTGAGTGAAGCTGTTTGACAATACGTTTAACTGGGCATCAGCTTCAGACACAGACGCAGTTACAAGCCTCTGTCTGAATGGATGCTACTGGTGGTTCCGACTGACATTTTACATTGGTGAAATTATTGTTTGATCCATTGTGCATTACTGCTGGAAAATGACTTATCTTTGCTAAAAATCCAGTGAAATAGAACAAATCATCTCAAACATGAACTTTCTGAAAATTCAGACTCGATACCTGAATTCTGAACTCTTTTTAGACTCGTGACCACTATGTCGAAGCTTAGCTCGGCAGTGACTTTTGACAACCTGCGCAATGATTTGAACTAGGGAATATAATGAGTTTACCTAATCAAACATCTCAGAAACCTAGGCTATAAGGTATAAGCTATTGTTGCCTTCCTCAGTTTCTGAATTTCACTGGGCAGCATGCCGATTTATATTGCTAGGAGCTAAGTAGCAAATCAACAGTAAAGTGATCTAGCCTGGTAGACAATAGCGACAACTGATTGACtagggtgaaaacggagcggatattaTCCGCTCCGCTCCAAATCCATCCGAAGTGAGGATATGGTAAGGGTTTTTAGATATCCGGCCGGATGCGGATGCAGATGCGGATAGTTACATGCGGATGCGGATACGGATATGGTATCGGTTACATTCGGCGGATACGGATTATCCGCTATTTTAAGCGGATTATCCGATAAACATTTTGGCGGATAATCCAAATTTCACAGCCCATATAACCACTCAATTTGGCCCATTTGACACGAGCATTTTCATCGTGTAAAGATTCAGCCCATCCACGTCCACCTTATCCATCAATCTATTCAGGAGTTCAGTCCGTGACTCCGTCGGCGTCGTGTCAACCAATTTTTTCATCGAGACTTCTCTTCTTCCAGTCCTCCTACGCCGCCGCCTGACTTCTCCACccagcgctgccgccgccacctgcctTAAGCTCAAGGAGAACGCCACATATGTcaagtgccgccgccgccacttgaCTTGTCATACTATATGTGGCGCTCTCCTTGAGCTTAAGGCTGAAATCCGCACTACAGTTAATAAGATTTGCAAAAGGTTGGATATTATTTTCGTCGACAATGAAAAAATTGACAATTATGCAAACTATTAAGATGAGGACAAGGAGAATGCATCTTTGGCAATGCGTTGTAATAAGATGGATCACGCTTCCCATAGagcataggatttttttttgtcagtcaTTCCACATGACACAGAACACCACGCAGATCAATAATTTCAATGCATGGTTTTCTTCCATTGTTTAAAAGGGTGAAGTAATTCCGCAGTCTAGGTGAACTAAGCGAGACCGAAAGCTAAGGTAGCCCACACCACATAAGCCAACACAATAAGAAGGCTGTCAGGATTACGGATAAGACATACCGTCTATCCTAGGAGTCATGAAATATACGAATACGGTATATTTCATGATGTTGttaatgtcaaaatttggtaagccccaaaatcatcatcggcctagagtcagtatcggcttcagagccCTGGAACCGGCTGATAGGCATTATTAGTTGCCAGTAGTCAGATTCTTGATGGGTTCGGTTAagaaaattaatcaattaaaggaagcatatccagaagagaccgattttaaggaggatgcggcatggcggtttatctattaattaggaagaatctattagtttctttttatctttaggaaagtgtgtttaatgttcgataaggactttatgtttttccttttatctttagaaaagtttgtatcgtgtccaataaggactactcccttcgtcccaaaatataagcatttttagtatagtgacaagttaaacattttttattttgaccattaatagcaaaaaaaaaaagatcaattacGTAAAATTGATCCTACTATCAATTACGTAAAATTGATcctactagatttatcattaaacaaatatcataatatgcaactctttttatttaaaacatcttacttttatagatattgttagtcAAAGTAGTATCTCGGAAACCGTGTCAGGGTCTAAAAATGctaatattttaggacgaagagagtagtatctatccatgggtataaatatgtatagcCAGGGTCCCTGTAATTTATCTCTCAATCAATATAActtcggcacatcgccacctttttaCCTTTCTACTTTtccgacgagttcttgcttcgaGTTAGGCCATCGGTTTCGATTTTCTGACAAGAGGTATGACTTGTCTCCGCGGTTTGCGTTGGCAGATTAGGGCGTCGCTTTAGATGTTATAATCTATCTTCTACAGTCGTTggttatcatatgtcttagttaatctaattTAACATATTAATTTAATCATATCGGCTGAGattcgttttagggtttatgtTGGTATCAGCTAAATtatcttgctagattagattagctaaggtatccaccacGTTGAAATCTGTCAAATActtgattatctagatattatgtttcttttcatacttagtgttgcatcagttaaatttgatctactaagtcgtgcttagaaccataatctttagcttgcttcttgattgccaataagggttttatcggggtttcagccgatgagttatctgggcgttgcatcggcttataacgattacatacaagttggttttagccgattgcaacaaaggtttcactgtttatttAATCATTTGGATTTAACGACATCAGACTTCCatccgatgtatgctttaaccttcggatcaacacttattctatcatatcattattagccgattggtttctactggctTATATTATTGTTTCATTACATTATCATCAgtcgattgtctttatattattatttattcaaGTATGAGAATatacattggatatatagctGATTGTTCAAAACtctatcgacatcggctggtatcactccatcggcttgtcagccgatcggctctttAATGATCAAcatatttatctatcttgtcagttgtaggatcaaactgactggcacgcctacatctcatcaatattttggacctgtactggagctaagcaaatcTCCCAGACCGTTGTGTTCGTCTACTTAGTTCGCGCCAACACAGACCCAGCAATATCGATCGAGCGCAGATTTTTCGTGAACAGATATACGGACATGATATGTGCGAAGTAAGTAAATCACTAAATTCATCTGGTAGGTCGACGAGTCGGGTGGTCGTCTGGTAGGCGGTGATGTCGAGCGGCGGAAGGACGAGGGCGTTGCTTGTGACGTCGGTCGACGATAGCTGCTTCTTGAAGAAGCGGAAGAACTCCGGCTTGTTGTGGGCGGGACCTGGCACCTGGAAGGAGGGTGATGGTGGCGTACGTCTCGTCGCTCTCGGTGTCGGTGATGGTGCAGGGCACGGGGTGGATGCGCTCCGGGAGGTAGTGGAGCAGCCGCGCGGGATCCACAGCAAATTGGTCCGGCGCATTGGTCGATGTGGCCTTGGGGGAAGTAGTAGAGCAGTGAACCGAAGCTGGGAGGTGGCCGGAGTACGGGACGGTGCAGGCGTGCCTCTCCTCTCGATTCGATCTCGTCGGGAGAAAGAGGAAATGGTGGAAATGTTGGATTTGAAATTCGAATTAACGtgtccctctcctctcccagcAGGTGGGGTTTATAATTTTATCTACACGCCACGCTGTCGGGAGTGGATTTTGATCtctcgaggggatgttccctcgttgtttgcatgttatCTAAATggtcatgaaaaaaattgagaagatgcattaacatgtgatatatcactccacaaacatgcaagttcaaattcaacttctacatctcgcaacgaaaaaacaaatttaactgtgcatatacattaactagttgtagtttaatttgtttttttgttgcgagatgtagaagttaatCTAATTTGAACTttcatgtttgtggagtgatatatcacatattaatacatctttccaaaaaaaaattaaattttttgatCACCATTTGAGCAAGTATCGAGAGAACATCCCTGGAGGGATCAAAATATTTTCCCCCATGCCGCTGCCTCCACTTCGTTAATCCTTTTCTCCTTTCGTCTTGGTAATTACAGTGATTAATATGTTCTTacatgtttctttcttgtcgGCTTACGTTTTAGTTGGGCTAGTTAGTTACAGCTAGCTAGGGTCCACTTGCACAGTTTGTTACTGAtatttcttttcgttttttagCTTATGTTAACTCTGTAAGGAAAATAtcagtaaaaaataataattaaccatctggacggaggaggcggcagaGACAGTATAAAACCCCCACCGTCACACCCACTTGTAAGGGAGAAAGCTAGGAAAACAAACAGTAAAGTAACCATCGCAGGCACAATAGATACAACAGGTCAATGTTATGCGCGATATGTGGTTGACATGCGCCGCCCCCAAGTTCGACCGTCTCCCTGCCTTGTTGGTCTAACTATTTCCCTcgtcccatcgccgccgacgaccatgCCCTTCAGCTTCAGGTACCCGCTAATCCATGCCCCGCTCCAGTCCAGAATCTTGTTTTATTCATGAAGCCTCTCACCTACAACAATGCCATCGAAAATCAGTTCATTGTGCCCAAATGGCGATGCTGCATGGGAGTTCTTCTTCACCTGAAGTTGAATGATGATGTGTTAGCTCCGCATCAAGGACATAGGGGAAGCAATGGTTGTTTAACTATGCACCTGTAAATTTTACAGTGGTTGGATGGAGTTTGCTACTACCAACTGTCTCATCACTAGCGACAATGTTGTGTTGAAAGTGTAGCATCAACAATGACGAGATAGTTCATGGGAATGCGACGCATGCTCAACAGACCGGAGCTCGTCTCAGTACAAGAGTTTATTAATGCAACTATTAAGATCAATCATACTCTACTCTCCATGGTAGTAATCAATCGTGCATCAACAATAACACTACGTATGAACAAAATCAATGATGTTGATAAGTAACAGTAATCAGACAACAAAACTGAAAATCTATTGGCATGTTTCATGCAAAATCTATCACACAATACATGCATGGATAATTGATTATATGACCAAGGCTAATTTTGGTGTGCATTTGTAATCAAAAACAAGGAAAATTTAGAATACTACTTGAATCATGAGGTAGATAGATGTATCAAATGATGGGCAACAAGAACATTTATACATTCCAGGGAGATTCATATTGGATGGGGTAGTTATTTTACATGAAGTGTTGCATGAGCTAAATAGTAAGAATCAGAGTGGATCATCCTTAAACTAGAATTTGAGAAGGCATATGATAAGGTGCAATGGGGTTTTTTCTTTGAGGTAATGCAATGGGGTTTT is a genomic window of Oryza glaberrima chromosome 7, OglaRS2, whole genome shotgun sequence containing:
- the LOC127779308 gene encoding putative auxin response factor 20; this encodes MAQPPDAAAAAVPPPVVIDRDVWHACAVPYSGVLPGVGTLVYYIPHGHIEQCAEDPALLLSRLPDPIHPVPCTVADLVLDVDAESGEAYATISLLPGSHDDTTARRQVPAHGEPGFRFFEKQLSPADVTSNALVLPAGAEHVLPPLDIAAYQTARLFDVRDLRGKRFEFVHIWDKKRCRYMLGDLGVNDNEGWRGFVKAKRLATRDTVVFMRRGGGDGDGELLVGVRRASRARGGHHPRPGVEDNKVVSEVWLAMQGVTPFEVTYYPREGTFEFVVSRDEYIGFSFSPFYPFVPGTTVHLRMNPLQIAQSISGTVRTFDHLRPWRMLEVDWDQAASPISYRIHRQVNSWQVLRQPQPAATTSAVRIRDAIVATPQVQIMAPPRPPPPPTTTGMVPVIDHDIWLACATPYSGRLPVVGSAVYYFPQGHAEQCHTCTTCLIPDNRHRLRCTLSPSDVAANGGGSGALFVIPKPSAAEHVLPRIPDLRVTDLQGGRWEFGHTWSDADTDRRSSSHTLAAGWSAFVKAKRLCVGDTVIFMRRRPGGEPLVGVRRKPHGGMPVGIPDKHVADAWLDASSAQPFRVTSVRGGVRGAPRGGGRLAAARSGDEGALTDEPRRRAPPQPATGVRHRQGRPFPERVAHARGIIA
- the LOC127779309 gene encoding B3 domain-containing protein Os07g0183200 — protein: MAALPPPPLADDGDGIVDRAMWLACAAPNSGRLPAVGSVVFYFVDGHAAQFCQFPVPLLEQLAVPGPRVFLCTVAGVRLRADALTNEAYADITLDPVADNDVPHLAPAPAPAPAAAAGGQQFRYFVKTLMISDFDFRIRFSAPMADAKGVFPPLVDAKAVQPLLVKDLQGSPMTFDYGRKGKRVTLAKVWKKFRDDMDFVDGDSVIFMRRRDDGELYVGVRRQRTLERPLRNTMRRSRSPTPPQAAVQEAVLAAAGQAAAGERFRVAYRSRQDGDEFVVPREAVDEGLRARLTSLAEVEFVWAVEDGAPPIVGPRGKVTAITTGQLWRNLRIVWDGNSEMDMSANFWQVRPVEEVDISPSTPPKRLKNCEIDDTASSSVSVDNGDEQVPTMRQRLEALFPDNI